The DNA sequence CACGCCGGCGATGTCGGCAGCCACCGCCGAGATGGCGGAAAGCTCGCCGTACCAGGCACGGTCGACGGGCTCGCCGGACAACGCGAATGACGCCACGGCGCGGGCTACGAAGTCCTCACCCGCCTCGCCTGTGCAGCCACCGTCGGCCGCGATCTGGCGGGCCTGGGCGATCAGCGCCGGGTCGAACAGCTGGCGCCGATCCAGGAACGTCGTGACGCGCCCGGCGAGGTCCTCGTCGAAGAACCGGGCATCTCGGGTGGCCAGCATGGAGGTGAACACCCGAAACGGGTTGCGGCTCAGTTCTTTCGAATCCACCGGGCGAAAAACCGTGGATACCACGGGAACCGGTGAAGCGGCCTCGCGCAGGTCGTAGAAGCCCACCGGGTACATACCGAACGCCGCGAACAGGTCTGCGACAGCGGTCAATTCGGCGGGGCTGCCGACCCGGATCGCGCCGTGGCGTTCGGCGGTGACCCGCTGCAGGGAGCCCAGGCGTTCAGCCTCGGCGTGGGCGGCGACGTAGTCGCGGTTGACGGCTTCGCTGACCTCCACCAGCGTGGTGTAGGCGGGCACTTCGGCGCCGTACATCGCCGACAGCGCGGCGGCGAACCGGGCACGCAACTGCCAGCAGTCGAGGTCGGGTGCGCTCATCGGAGACCTCCGGTCAGATAGTGTGCGGCCATGGCGGACATCGCGGAGCCGGCGCACGGCCTTGACGACATCGACCGCACGCTGGTTCGCGAACTCGTCGCCGACGGCAGGGCCACGCTGGCACACCTGGCCGCCACCACAGGGCTGTCGGTGTCGGCGGTGCAATCCCGGGTGCGGCGGCTGGAAGCGCGGGGCGTGGTGGCCGGGTACAGCGCACGGGTGGACCCCGAAGCGTTCGGGCAGATGCTCTCGGCGTTCGTCGCGATCACCCCTCTCGATCCTTCTCAACCTGATGATGCGCCCGCCCGTCTGGAGCACATCGCCGAAATCGAGGCGTGCTACTCGGTGGCGGGCGAGGAGAGCTATGTCTTGTTCGTGCGCGTCCAGTCACCGCGGGACCTGGAAACGCTGCTGCAGCAGATCCGCACCGCCGCGAACGTGCGCACACGAAGCACGATCATTTTAAACACATTTTACAGCGATCGGGTATTTCTACCGTAAAAATTACGATAGGATCGCCTAATGACGGAACTCTTATCGCGTGATGACCTGGTATCGCCGGTATCTGTGCACGCCGTGCTGGCGCGGAGCATCTTGGCCGATGGCCTGGATCTGGTGCTCGATCTGGACCGCTCGGCGGGCGCGCATCTGGTCGATGCCCGCGACGGCAAGCGCTACCTCGACATGTTCACCTTCTTCGCCTCCTCGGCGCTGGGGATGAACCACCCGGCACTCGCCGACGACGAGCAGTTCCGGGCGGAGCTGCTGCAGGCCGCTGTCAACAAGCCGTCCAACTCCGACGTCTACACCGTGCCGATGGCGCGGTTCGTCGAGACGTTCGCCCGCGTACTCGGCGACCCGGCCCTGCCGCACCTGTTCTTCGTCGACGGCGGCGCCTTGGCCGTGGAGAACGCCCTCAAGGTCGCTTTCGATTGGAAGAGCAGGCACAACGAGGCACGCGGTATCGATCCCGAGCTGGGCACCCGGGTGCTGCATCTGCGCGGCGCCTTCCACGGCCGCAGCGGTTACACGCTGTCGCTGACCAACACCGACCCGAACAAGGTGGCCCGCTTCCCCAAGTTCGACTGGCCGCGGATCGACGCGCCCTACCTGCGGCCCGGAGCCGATATGGCCGCCCTCGAAGCGGAGTCGCTGCGACAGGCCCGGGCAGCGTTCGACGCCCACCCCCACGACATCGCCTGTTTCATCGCCGAACCCATTCAGGGGGAGGGGGGCGACCGGCACTTCCGGCCGGAATTCTTCGCCGCCATGCGCGAGCTCTGCGACGAGTTCGACGCGCTGATGATCGCCGACGAGGTGCAGACCGGGTGCGGGATCACCGGCACCGCCTGGGCCTACCAGCAGCTGGGCTTCGCCCCGGACGTCGTCGCGTTCGGCAAGAAGACCCAGGTGTGCGGCATCATGGCCGGCCGCCGCGTCGACGAGGTGCCCGACAACGTCTTCGCCGTCAGCTCCCGGATCAATTCCACCTGGGGTGGCAACCTGGTCGACATGGTGCGCTCTCGGCGCATCCTGGAGGTGATCGAGGCGGACGGTCTGCTGACGCACACCGCCCAGATGGGGGCATACCTGCTGGCGGCGCTGCAGGAGTTGGCTCGGGAGCTGCCCGGCGTCGTGCGCGACGTGCGCGGTCGGGGGCTGATGTGCGCGTTCAGCATGCCGACCGCCGCCGAGCGCGACGCACTGCTGGCTGCGTTGTGGGACCGTGGCGTGATCATGCTCGGCAGCGGCACCGACACCGTGCGTTTCCGTCCCGCGCTCACGGTGACGACGGCCGAACTGGACCGTGCGGTCGCCGCCGTCCGGGAGGTATTGAGCTCCGCGGTCTAGCATTTCCGGTATGCGGCTGCCGGTGGTGCTTGTCGGAATGGCGGCGGTGCTGCTCGCCGGATGCGCGCACACCGTTGCCGGAACCGCGGTGTCCGACCCGGCGCAGGGTATCCAGCCGCTGCGTGCCGACGACACCGACCAGGTGATGATCAGTCCCACGCAATTGCGGGAGATCGTCGGCGTGAAGCTGCAGACCGACGCGGACCAGGCCAGGCCCATTCCCGGTGCATCGGCCGTCCCGGCCTGCTCGGCACTGGATGCCGCCGGGATGGCGGCCTTCCTCGGTGACAAGTGGTCCGGCTTTCACGTGATGCTGTTCACCGACGGTGACAAGCATGATCATGTGGTGGCCGAGGCTGTTGCCGTGTACCCCGACGCGCGCTCTGCTGCAACACAATTCGGCGTCGGCACCCAGAGTGCGAAAGCGTGCGACGGGCAACGGGCACTGAGCATCGGCGGGGACGCGGCGTGGAAGTTCACCGTCCCCGAGATCAATTCTGACACCGTGCGATGGAGTAAGTCGCAGTTGGCGATCCCGTTCGACTGGACCTGCTACGGGGAAGCCCGGCTGCGCAACAACGCGATCGTGCAGGCGATGGCCTGTCAGGGTGACGATGGCGGCCAGGTGGCGGTCACCACGATGACCGACCGGATGTCGGCGACGGTGTGGGAGCTGTCAGGCCGCTGAGCGCACGCCAGACCCGCGCCGGTGTCATCGGCAGGCTCCGAAGCCGGGCCCCGCAGGCGTCGGCGATCGCATTGGCCAGTGCCGGTGCCACCGGGTTGTAGGGCGACTCACTCATCGACTTCGCGCCCAGCGGTCCGAGCTCGTCGACGGTGTCGGCGAAGTACACCTCCGTGACCGGCACGTCGGCCAGTTGCGGAATGTGGTAGTTGCGCAACGCATCTGTGGTGACCGCACCGTCCGGGCCCACCCGCATCTCTTCGAACAACGCCGAGCCGATGGCTTGGGCGGCACCGCCCTCGACCTGTCCGCGGCACTGTTCGGGGTTGATCACCACACCCGCGTCGGCGGACTGGATCGATTGCAGGATCCGGACCTGCCCGGTCTCGGTGTTGACCGCCACCCGAAACGCGTGCACGTTGAACGCCACCGAGCGCGGTGAGCCGTCGTGGCGGCCGGTCGCCGCCAGCGGTCCGCGTTCGAGCAGATCGGCGAACCCGACGAACCGCGGCCCGCACTGCACACCGTGCGGACCCAGTGTGCAGGCCGATTCCGGTACCCCGGTGAGCTCGGCCGCGGCGGACACGATCGACTGCTGCAGGTGCCGGCACGCCTGCAACACGGCGCTGCCCGCCACCACGGTGCCGGCCGAGCCGAAGGCGCCAGTGTCGTGGCCGGTGGCATCGGTATCGGACTGGCGCAAGTCGACGCGGTCGCAGGTGGTGGCCAGCGCGGTCGCCGCCACCTGGGTGTGAACGGTCGACGTGCCGTTGCCGAATTCGGCGGTGCCCACCGAAACCGTATATCTGCCTTCGTGATTGACCGTCACCGAAGCTTCCGCCAGGTGTCCGCGGGGCGGGATGGTGGCGATCATCGCGACGGCCATACCTTCACCCACCCGCCACGCCGCCCCCGGTGGAGGCTCGACGCCGTTGCCGCGCCGTAGCGCCGCCTGAGCCAAGTCCAGACACTGGTCCAGGCCGTAGCTGCCGAAGGTGAGGTCGTCGGAGACCACATGCCAGTCGACGAAGTCGTCACCGGGCACGACCACGTTGCGGCGGCGAAGGTCGAACGGGTCGATACCCAGCTGAGCCGCCACCTCGTCGAGGGCGCACTCGATAGCGAAGATCACCTGGCCAAGGCCGTAGCCCCGGAAGGCGCCGGACGGCAGGTGATTGGTGTACACCGCCTGCGCGTCGACCTTCTTGTTGGGGCAGCGGTACACCGACAACGACTCCCCGCAACTGTGAAAGAGCACGCCCACACTGTGATTGCCGTACGCGCCCGCGTCGGTCAGGACGTCGACCGCCAGTGCGGTCAACACCCCGTCCGCTCCGGCGGCGACGGTCACATCCACCCGGTAGGGATGCCGGCACGGGGCGATGGTGAATTGGTCGCTTCGGCTGAACTCATAGCGCACCGGGCGGCCCAACCGCAGCACCGCCAGAGCCACGATGTCCTCGGTGAGCATCTCCTGTTTGGCGCCGAACCCACCGCCAACCCGGGCGGTGAAGACCTGGACGTCCTCCCGTGGCAGCCCGAAGAGGTGACACAGCTCGTCGCGCACCAGGAACGGTACTTGCGTGGAGCTACGAATCACCAAGCGGCCATGGTCGTCTCGCCATCCGGTGCAGCCGTGCGTCTCCAGGTGGGTGTGCTGCACCCGGGCGGTGGTGTAGCGCCCGGTGACCACCGCGCCACCCGTGGCGCGGGTGGCCTCGAGTGCGGCGCCCACGTCACCGACCTCACCGTGGACCTCGGCGACGATGTTGCGGTTCGGATCGGCGATCCGGGAGTCGGGCGTCTTGTCGCCGTGCAGCAGCGGCGCACCGTCCTGGCGGGCTCGATCCGGGTCGAACACCGCGGGAAGCGGCTCGTAGTCGACGGTTATTGCCCGACAGGCTTTTTCGGCGATCGCCAGGCTGTCGGCGACCACCGCCGCGACCCGCTGACCGACGAAGCGCACCGTATCGTCGAGGATGCGGGTGTCGTCGGGGTCGTCCTCGCGGGCTTCGTGCCGGGCGGTGGAGAACGCCACCGGCGGGCTGTCGCGGTGGGTCAGCACCAGGCGCACCCCCGGAATCGCCTGGGCAACAGAGGTGTCGATCGATACGATGCGTGCGTGCGGCAGCGGGCTGCCGAGCACTGCCAGGTGCAGCAGTGGCTCATCGGGTTCGAAGTCCATGGTGTAGCGCTCGGTTCCGGTGACGACCCGCACCGCGGCGGGCGGGCTCACCGAGCGCCCGACGTCGGCGGCCTGTGCCGGCTTCTCGGTGTTGGTCCGGCCGGCCAGGGCGTCGGTGATCGAGCGGTAACCCGTACAGCGGCATAGGTTTCCCTTGAGCTGCTCGGGCAGGTCAGCCTGCTCGGTCAGTGCCGAGGCGGTGACGATCATCCCGGCAGTGCAGAACCCGCACTGGAAGCCGCCGGCGTCGACGAAGCGGCGCTGGACGGGGTGAAGATCCTCCGGTGTGCCCAGCCCGGCGACCGTGGTGACCTCTCGGCCGTGGGCGCGGTACGCCGGAACGATGCACGAGTGGGCCGGCTCGCCGTCGATCAACACCGAGCAGGCACCGCAATCACCGGCGTCGCAACCCTTCTTGACGTCGAAGTGCCCATGCTCGCGCAGATAGGTGCGCAGGCACTGGCCCGGCCGGGGCTCGTCGTTCTGCTCGATTCCGTTGACCCTGATCATGCGAGCTCCGCCATGACTTGGCGGCCCAACAGCAGCGCCATGGCGCAGCGCCAGTCCGGGTCGCCGTGTGCGTCGTCGGTCCACTGATCGTCGGGAATCCCGGCGTGCGCCGCCCGCAGGTCGTCCTCGGACGGTGGGGCCGGGAAACGCCAGACGTAGGGTCGCACCGTCGCACCGGTCACCGACACGACACAGCGGTCCCCGTCGGTCGCACTGTCGCGCCGGCCGATCACGACGACACCGGATCGCCCGATGGTTGACGGTGCGATCTTGCGGTAGGCGGTCCGCCCCCGCAGGGCCGCCGCGGGCAGGTGTACCGAACGCAGCACCTCGCCGGGTATCAGCCGATTGGTCGCGGCACCGGTGATGAAGTCCACCAACGGCATCCGGTGTTCGGTGCCGTCGGGGCGCCAGATCAGCACGTCACCGTCCAGCGCGCTGCACAGCGAGATCATCGAGCCGGCCGGGAAGGACAGGCAGAGGTTGCCGCCGACGGTGGCGGTCTTCCACACCTTGAACGAGGCTTTCAGTGCACCCGCGCACTCGCGGAACAGCGGCGCTGACGGCCATTGGGGGCGCCGCGATCGAAGCTGCTCCGACAGTGCGGCGATCTGCTCGACTGTGCAAGTCGCGGCGATGTCGATCCCGTTGTCGCTCAGGCAGATCGGCTCCCAGCCCAGGGTGGTGATGTCGACCAGCCTGCGCAGGTGCGGTTGTGGTTCGGAGAACAGCCAGGTGCCACCGGCCAACACCGCGTCACCGGGGCCCAGTGGCCACACGTCGGCGCGCTGTGTGGGGGTGTCGACGACCTCGACCGTGGGGAGATCCACGTCAAGAACCTAATCGCAGCGCCGCCCACCCGCACCCGCAAGCGCAGGAAGGCTCACAGCCAGAGGGGATAATCTTGTTGTTCATGTCCGATGGGCCCACCACTGACGCGGGCGTCGAACACGCCCTGGCCGGCGGGACTCCGCAGCGGGTCGGCTGGTTCCGCTTCTACTTCGCCGACGAACGCTGGGAGTGGTCCCCTGCGGTGGAGCGGATGCACGGCTACGATCCCGGCACGGTGCAGCCGACCACCGAACTGGTGCTGTCGCACAAACATCCCGAGGACTACGGCCAGGTCGCCGCGACGCTGGAGGAGATCCGGCGCACCTCCGGCGCGTTCAGCACCCGTTATCGCATCGTCGACACCCGCGGCGACGTCCACCACATCGTCGCGATCGGAGATCAGCTCACCGATGAGGATGGCACGGTGGTGGGAACCCACGGTTTCTATGTCGACGTCACGCCGAGCTTGCAGCAGGACAAGCAGGACCTGCTCGACGAGGCGGTCGCCGAGATCGCCGAATCGCGAAGCGCCATCGACCAGGCCAAAGGCATGCTCATGGTGGTCTATCGGATCACCGCCGACACCGCGTTCGAGCTGCTGAGGTGGCGGTCCCAGGAGACCAACGTCAAGCTGCGGGTACTCGCCGAGCAGATCGCCACCGACTTTCTGGGTCTGGACTACGACGAAGTGCTGCCGCCGCGGGCCGCCTACGATCATCTGCTGCTCACCGCGCACAGCCGGATACCGGGCTGACATACGCCAAAGGCCCGGCCGAAGCCGGGCCTTTGGTCAGGAGAAAGCTTTACTGGTTGGCCTTCTGGCGCTGCTCGGCGGCCTTCGCCCCGGCGCGGGCGGCCTCGGCCTCAGCTTCCTTCTTCGCGGCGTCGCGCTGTGCTTCGGCCTTGTCCTGCTGCGCTTTGCCCTCGTTGATGAGGTCATTGCGTCCGGTCACCGTGCCAACGGCTTCCTTGGCCTTGCCTTTGACGTCTTCGACGACGCCCTTGATGGCTTCGGCAGGTCCGCTGTTGTTGTTGTCAGACATGTCTTCCTTCGGATCAGTAGCTGCGGATCAGTGAGATCAGCTTTTCCTTGCTGAGTCCGGAATACCCCGAGATTCCGAGTTGCTTCGCCCTCTTCTTGAGCTCGGCGACGGTCCATCCCTCATAGGCGCAGGACCGGCTGGGGCGAAACAAGCGGATGTCGTCGGCACCCGTCGCGTTCGCCATGGCGATGTTCGACACTCCCTACCCCCTTTGCTGAGGATTACCAATTACCTCGCAAAGGCCTGTACCCACCGGCATGCAGGGGTCAAACATCTCCCTGACTAGCGGAGTTCGTCCTGGTCAGGATCGTCGACGACCAGGCGTTGCTCATGCCAGTCTGATTCGTTGCTCTCCAGGGGCCGCTCGGAGATGTCCGGGGGTGTGGGCTCGACCACATCCTGGCGCTGTTCGACGGCATCGGCCACGGGCACCTCGTCGGGAATCGAATCGCTCATCGATCGCCAACATACCCGTGACTGTGCACCTGTTTCACTGACACCAGGGCGGGTATCGCGGTGGCCATGACGTCATTGTGGCTCGACCGCGCCCAGGATCACCGAACCACGACTGCCGAGGTTCCCAATGCCGAGGTGGCCGTCGTCGGGGCGGGGATCACGGGCTTGGTGACGGCGGTTCTGCTGGCGCGTGGCGGCAAGCGGGTGGTGGTCATCGAAGCCCGGTCACCCGGTGCGGTCACGACCGGCAACACCACCGCCAAAGTCAGCCTGCTGCAGGGCACCCGGTTGTCGAGCATCTCCCAGCGGCACTCGATGGACCTGGTCCGCCAGTACGTGGAAGGCAACGCCGAAGGGCAGGCCTGGTTGGCGCAGTACTGCTCAGAGCGCGGGGTTGACCTACAGCGCGAGGACGCCTATACCTACGCTCAGTCCGATCGCGGATTGCCCTCGGCCCGAGCCGAATTCGAGGCGGCGCGAGCGGCGGGTCTGGGTGTGGAATGGGTGGACCGGCTGGACGTCCCGGTCCCGTTCGCCGGCGGGGTGCGGCTGGCCGGCCAGATCCAGTTCGACCCGATGCCGTTCCTCGACGCCCTGATCGCCGAACTGCACGACCGCGGCGGCCGGCTGATCACCGGTCATCGCGTCTACGCGGCCTCGACGGTGGGTGGCCGGGTGCGACTGGCGCTGCGCGACGGCGACGACGCCGAGCGGATCGCGGAGGCAGACACGTGCGTGCTGGCCACCGGGACCCCGATCCTGGATCGGGGCGCCTTCTTCGCCCGGTTGCATCCCAGCAGGTCCTACTGCGTCGCCTTCGACGTTCCCGGTGCCATTCCGCGGCCGATGATGTTGTCCACCGACGAGCCCAGTCGATCGGTCCGCTACGCGCCCGGCGCCGACGGCGAACGGCTGATCGTCGGAGGGGCGGGACACACCGTGGGTCGCAAGGACAGCCCGCGAACCTCCTACGACGAACTCGTCGGTTGGACCACGCGCTATTTCCCGGGTGCCGAGCCGACCCACTACTGGTCGGCCCAGGACTACGTGGCCGTCGACGAACTGCCCTACGTCGGCCCGCTATTGCCGGGCAGCGACCACTTCTTCGTGGCCACCGGGTTCGCCAAGTGGGGGATGACCAACGGCGTGGCCGCCGGCCTGCTGCTGGCCAAGCGTCTGCTGGGCGGTGAACCCGCCCGCTGGGGGCGGGCCTTCGACAGCTGGAGCGCCCACGAACTCACCGGCATCACCACTGCCATCAAGGCCAACCTCGAGGTCGGTTGGCACCTGGCGGCCGGTTGGGTGACGCCGATCGCCCGGCGGGACGGTCAACTCACCGACGGATCCGGGGTGGTCAGTGGACCGCCCTGGCACATGGCGGCCCGCAGCATCGTCGACGGTGTCGAGCAGTGCGTCTCGCCGGTGTGCACCCACCTCGGCGGCGTGCTGGCCTGGAACGATGCCGAGAAGTCATGGGACTGTCCGCTGCACGGTTCGCGCTTCAGCCCGGACGGCGCCGTGCTGGAAGGTCCTGCCAGCCGCAGCCTGTCGCGATGAGCCTTGCGGGCGCAACGTTTGACCGGGTAACCCCCGGGTACGCCCCGTTCAGACGGAGGAGGAAACGCGGTGAGGATTGCGATGATCTCCGCTCACGCCAGTCCGCTGGCGGCCACGGAGGGAGTCGATGTCGGCGGTCAGAGTGTCCGCGTCGCTGCACTGTCGGCGGCGCTGGCCCGGCGCGGCCACGAGGTCACGGTCTACACCCGACGCGACGACCCGAAGCTGCCCGACCGTGTTCGCGGCACGCAGGGCTACACGGTGGTGCACGTGCCCGCCGGGCCGCCCCGCGCACTGCGCAGGGACTCGACGTTGGAGTACCTGAGCGACTTCGCCGACTATCTCGACGCGCAATGGGCCCAACGACGGCCGGATGTGGCCCACGCCCACTTCTGGATGTCTGGGCTTGCCTCCCTCCTGGCGGCGCGCAAGAGGGATGTCCCGACTGTGCAGACGTTCTACACCCTCGCTTCGCTCGAGGACGGTGCCGGCGTGGCCCGGGATGTCACCCCGGAGGCACGGTTCAAGATGGAGCCGCTGGTGGCCAAACAGTCCACCTGGGTGACTGCGACGTCCACCGACGAGGTTTTCCGACTGATCCGGCTCGGGCGTTCTCGATCACGGATATCGGTGGTGCCGTGTGGCGTAGACCCCGACAGATTCACCACTGCCGGTCCGGCGGCCGACCGGAAGGACAACGTGCGTCGAATTCTCTCGGTGGGAAAGTTGGCTCCCCGAAAAGGTTTTGACGCCATGATCGCCGCCCTGCCGTTGATACCTGATGCCGAGTACGTCGTCGTCGGCGGCCCGCCGGCACGGCAGCTCGATACCGACCACGAAGTGATCCGGTTGCGGGCGTTGGCAGATCGGATGGGCGTGAGTGATCGAGTGACCTTCACCGGTGCGGTCGCCCACGCCGATATGCCTGCCTTGTTCCGGTCCGCCGACGTCGTCACCTGCACTCCGAGTTATGAACCCTCTGGCATGGCGCCGTTGGAGGCCATGGCGTGTGGTGTGCCGGTGGTCGCGTCCGCCGTGGGCGGGATGCGTGACACGATCGTTCATGACGTCACTGGTCATCTGATCGCTCCCGGGCGGCACAGGGAACTCGCGGAAGCCGTATCGATGTTGCTGCGCGATGGGTTTCTGCGCCGCAGCTTTGGCTTGGCCGGCCGCGACCGGGTCTGTGCCCGCTACTCCTGGGACCGCATCGCCACCGACACACTCAGGGTGTACGAGAAGGTCGGCAGTGGCCATACCAGCCGAGCGCAGCTACCCGTTGGCTGACCAGACGCGTGGTGTCCTGCGTAACAATGTGGCCTCACCAGGTTTGACGCACTCGTGACGACGGGTATCACAGGCCCACCATGATGACGACACTCGCACCGAGTACCCGGCCGACCGGAACGCCACACGATCATGGATAGCCCAACCCTGTACTGGAGTAGTGTCGGGGCGACCGTGCCGGGAGGCCAGATGACGGATGGCGAGAGCCAAGGCAGCGCGCATCAGCGAAGCGCAGGCGCTGTCGAATTCAGGATCGGCGCGCGGGTGGAGAACCTCGCCGTGCTGCGGACATTGATCGGTGCGGTCGGAACCTTCGAGGATCTCGATTTCGACGCGGTCGCCGATCTGCGGCTCGCTGTCGACGAGGCCTGTACGCGGCTCATCCGATCGGCCGCCCCCAACGCCACGCTGGTGATCGTGGTCGATCCGCGTGACGACGTCGTCGTGGTGGAGGCCTCCACCGAGTGTGACACCTACGACGTGGTCACCCCCGGTAGCTTCAGCTGGCACGTGCTGAGCTCGCTGACCGACGACGTGCAGACATTCCACAACGGTCACGAGCCCACTGGCGACGGGCAGATCTTCGGCATCACTCTGACCACGAGGCGGGCAGGCTCCGCGAAGTGAGTCCCCGATCGGCCAATAGTTCGTCGCCCCGGACGAATTCCGAGTATGCCGACGTCCCGGACATGTTCCGGGAGCTGGCGACGCTGCCGGCGGACTCCCCGGAGTTCCAGCGCCAGCGTGACCGGATTGTCCAGCGGTGCCTGCCGCTGGCCGACCACATCGCCCGTCGATTCGATGGTCGTGGCGAGCCGCGCGACGACCTCGTCCAGGTAGCCCGCGTCGGTCTGGTCAATGCCGTGATCCGGTTCGACGTCGAAACCGGTTCGGACTTCGTGTCCTTCGCGGTGCCGACCATCATGGGTGAAGTTCGACGGCACTTCCGGGACAACAGCTGGTCGGTGAAGGTGCCCCGGCGGCTCAAGGAATTGCACCTGCGACTGGGCGCGGCCACATCCGAACTGTCCCAGCGATTGGGCCGGGCGCCGACCGCCAGCGAGCTGGCCGAAGAACTCGAGATGGACCGGGAAGAGGTCATCGAGGGCCTGGTCGCGGGTAGCTCCTACAACACGCTGTCGATCGACAGCGGCGGCGGCGGCGGTGACGACGATGCCCCCGCGATCGCCGACACCCTGGGGGATGTGGACACCAGCCTCGATCAGATCGAGAACCGGGAAGCGCTGCGGCCGCTACTCGCAGCGCTTCCGGAACGCGAGCGAACCGTGCTGTTGCTGCGATTCTTCGAATCGCTGACCCAAACTCAGATCGCCGAGCGGGTCGGGATCTCCCAGATGCACGTGTCGCGGTTACTGGCTAAATCGCTAGCTCGGCTCCGGGACGAGCTGCAGTAGCCTGCGGGGCTCGCCGTCGAGCAGCGTGATGGCTTCCGGCACGGTGCCTGCGACCGGCAGGACCTTGTCCCGATCGCAGACCCGCAGCAGCCTGGCTACTGCTTCGCCGGAGACCAGCGCCCACCGGGCGCCGGAGTGTGCACAGCGCACATTGATCGTGTGCAAGGCCGAAAAACCGGCGGTACCAAAGAATTCCAGCGTGCTCAGGTCCAAGACCAGGCGCACGCCATCGGCGGCTGACTGCTCGACATACGCGGCGAACTCGACCGAGTTCGACGCATCGAGCTCACCGGAGACGGTGACGATGCCGACGGCCGGATCCGGCCAGTGGGTAGTGAAGCGGGCGGCGTGGCAATCAACGGACTGCTGTGCAGCCGAACGCTCCGGACGATCTGTTCCTAATACAGGCATGGTGACTCCATCAGTCGAAGGATTCGTACTGTGGATCACGTCAAGGTGGTTACCCGTGGGTGTAGGGAGTTGGTGCCTTCCCACACGTCAATGACGTTGTTTCCGGGCGGCTGTTAACTCAACCTGTTCTCGACCCTACTCCGGATGCCCGGCGAAAGACAGCCGAAGCGGCACATCGTCACTTCTGCCCGTTTCCGAAATTGACCCTCTGGTAAGTGGCTAGGG is a window from the Mycolicibacterium anyangense genome containing:
- the hglS gene encoding 2-oxoadipate dioxygenase/decarboxylase, translated to MSAPDLDCWQLRARFAAALSAMYGAEVPAYTTLVEVSEAVNRDYVAAHAEAERLGSLQRVTAERHGAIRVGSPAELTAVADLFAAFGMYPVGFYDLREAASPVPVVSTVFRPVDSKELSRNPFRVFTSMLATRDARFFDEDLAGRVTTFLDRRQLFDPALIAQARQIAADGGCTGEAGEDFVARAVASFALSGEPVDRAWYGELSAISAVAADIAGVSTTHINHLTPRVLDIDDLYRRMSQRGIAMIDAIQGPPRWTGPDVLLRQTSFRALAEPRLFREADGTVAEGTLRVRFGEVEARGLALTRKGRERFDAAMAAPDPAAVWGEYFPDNDADMASQGLAYYRQGDPSSPVVYEDFLPASAAGIFRSNLDADTEAAAVIDRSGYTLDWMAEAIGRQVHDPYDLYDATAQEPPA
- a CDS encoding sensor domain-containing protein codes for the protein MRLPVVLVGMAAVLLAGCAHTVAGTAVSDPAQGIQPLRADDTDQVMISPTQLREIVGVKLQTDADQARPIPGASAVPACSALDAAGMAAFLGDKWSGFHVMLFTDGDKHDHVVAEAVAVYPDARSAATQFGVGTQSAKACDGQRALSIGGDAAWKFTVPEINSDTVRWSKSQLAIPFDWTCYGEARLRNNAIVQAMACQGDDGGQVAVTTMTDRMSATVWELSGR
- the lat gene encoding L-lysine 6-transaminase; amino-acid sequence: MTELLSRDDLVSPVSVHAVLARSILADGLDLVLDLDRSAGAHLVDARDGKRYLDMFTFFASSALGMNHPALADDEQFRAELLQAAVNKPSNSDVYTVPMARFVETFARVLGDPALPHLFFVDGGALAVENALKVAFDWKSRHNEARGIDPELGTRVLHLRGAFHGRSGYTLSLTNTDPNKVARFPKFDWPRIDAPYLRPGADMAALEAESLRQARAAFDAHPHDIACFIAEPIQGEGGDRHFRPEFFAAMRELCDEFDALMIADEVQTGCGITGTAWAYQQLGFAPDVVAFGKKTQVCGIMAGRRVDEVPDNVFAVSSRINSTWGGNLVDMVRSRRILEVIEADGLLTHTAQMGAYLLAALQELARELPGVVRDVRGRGLMCAFSMPTAAERDALLAALWDRGVIMLGSGTDTVRFRPALTVTTAELDRAVAAVREVLSSAV
- a CDS encoding Lrp/AsnC family transcriptional regulator, whose product is MADIAEPAHGLDDIDRTLVRELVADGRATLAHLAATTGLSVSAVQSRVRRLEARGVVAGYSARVDPEAFGQMLSAFVAITPLDPSQPDDAPARLEHIAEIEACYSVAGEESYVLFVRVQSPRDLETLLQQIRTAANVRTRSTIILNTFYSDRVFLP
- a CDS encoding FAD binding domain-containing protein gives rise to the protein MDLPTVEVVDTPTQRADVWPLGPGDAVLAGGTWLFSEPQPHLRRLVDITTLGWEPICLSDNGIDIAATCTVEQIAALSEQLRSRRPQWPSAPLFRECAGALKASFKVWKTATVGGNLCLSFPAGSMISLCSALDGDVLIWRPDGTEHRMPLVDFITGAATNRLIPGEVLRSVHLPAAALRGRTAYRKIAPSTIGRSGVVVIGRRDSATDGDRCVVSVTGATVRPYVWRFPAPPSEDDLRAAHAGIPDDQWTDDAHGDPDWRCAMALLLGRQVMAELA
- a CDS encoding molybdopterin-dependent oxidoreductase, translated to MIRVNGIEQNDEPRPGQCLRTYLREHGHFDVKKGCDAGDCGACSVLIDGEPAHSCIVPAYRAHGREVTTVAGLGTPEDLHPVQRRFVDAGGFQCGFCTAGMIVTASALTEQADLPEQLKGNLCRCTGYRSITDALAGRTNTEKPAQAADVGRSVSPPAAVRVVTGTERYTMDFEPDEPLLHLAVLGSPLPHARIVSIDTSVAQAIPGVRLVLTHRDSPPVAFSTARHEAREDDPDDTRILDDTVRFVGQRVAAVVADSLAIAEKACRAITVDYEPLPAVFDPDRARQDGAPLLHGDKTPDSRIADPNRNIVAEVHGEVGDVGAALEATRATGGAVVTGRYTTARVQHTHLETHGCTGWRDDHGRLVIRSSTQVPFLVRDELCHLFGLPREDVQVFTARVGGGFGAKQEMLTEDIVALAVLRLGRPVRYEFSRSDQFTIAPCRHPYRVDVTVAAGADGVLTALAVDVLTDAGAYGNHSVGVLFHSCGESLSVYRCPNKKVDAQAVYTNHLPSGAFRGYGLGQVIFAIECALDEVAAQLGIDPFDLRRRNVVVPGDDFVDWHVVSDDLTFGSYGLDQCLDLAQAALRRGNGVEPPPGAAWRVGEGMAVAMIATIPPRGHLAEASVTVNHEGRYTVSVGTAEFGNGTSTVHTQVAATALATTCDRVDLRQSDTDATGHDTGAFGSAGTVVAGSAVLQACRHLQQSIVSAAAELTGVPESACTLGPHGVQCGPRFVGFADLLERGPLAATGRHDGSPRSVAFNVHAFRVAVNTETGQVRILQSIQSADAGVVINPEQCRGQVEGGAAQAIGSALFEEMRVGPDGAVTTDALRNYHIPQLADVPVTEVYFADTVDELGPLGAKSMSESPYNPVAPALANAIADACGARLRSLPMTPARVWRALSGLTAPTPSPTSGRSSW